The genome window CCAGCGGGGCGAGGGTCAAATAGGGCAGCACCAGAGCCCATTCCTCATCACGGACGTCCGATGGGTAAGCACGGCGGTTCATGCTCTAAACATAACTGCAGTGCCTGATTTGGGTAAGGTGGTTTGTAGATTCTAGCATCCGGCTGGCCTGGATACCGCCTTCCGGCTACGTTGAGCCCTGGGTAGACCTGCAGAAAAACCTTCTCCTGATGCTGATGCCCGCCATTACCCTGGGTACCGCGCTGGCCGGCGCCATCGCCCGCTTCACCCGCAACAGCATGCTGGAGGTGCTCTCGCAGGACTACGTGCGCACCGCACGAGCCAAGGGTCTGGAAGGCCGGGTGGTGGTGTACAAGCACGCCTTGCGCAACGCCGCTATCCCGGTCGTAACGGTGATCGGTTTGCAGCTAGGCGGTTTGTTGGGAGGCGCGGTGGTCACCGAGCAGGTTTTCTCCATCCCCGGCTTTGGGCGGCTGCTGGTGGACTCGGTCTTCAACCGCGACTTCCCGGTTTTGCAGGCGGTGGTGCTGATCTCGGCCCTAGCGGTGTTTCTGATCAACGTGCTCACCGACCTGCTCTATGCGGCCATTGACCCGCGCATCCGCTACCACTGAGATGAGCAACCGTACGCTACGTGCCTTTTTTGCCAATCGCCTGGCCCTGGCCGGGATGGTCATGCTGTTGCTGCTGGTGCTGGGGGCCATCTTCGCGCCCATCCTGGTGCCTTATAGCCCTACCTCGACCGATTTCAGCGCCCTGCAACAACCCCCCTCGAGCCAGCACTGGTTTGGCACCGACCAGCTCGGGCGGGACATCTTCTCGAGGGTGCTCTATGGGGCTCGTGTCTCGCTGGCCGCGGGCTTAATCTCGGTGCTGCTGGCCCTGCTGCTGGGGGGCCTGATCGGGCTGGTGGCTGGCTTTTACGGCGGTTGGATTGACGATGTGCTGATGCGCCTGACCGACGCCATGCTGGCCTTTCCATTTCTGGTGCTGGCCATCGCCCTGGCCGCCGTGCTGGGCCCGAGCCTGCAAAACACCATGCTGGCGATTGGGGTGGTCACCACCCCGGTGTTTGCCCGCCTGATTCGCGGACAGGTGCTGGCCGAACGCCCCCGCGAGTATGTGCAGGCCGCCGTCGCCCTGGGCGGCAGCGATGGCCGCATCATCACCCGGCACCTGTTACCCAACATACTGGGGCCATTAATCGTTCAGGTGAGCCTGAGCACGGCCACGGCGGTGCTGGCCGAGGCCACCCTGTCCTTTCTGGGGTTGGGGGTGCAGCCACCCACGCCTTCGTGGGGCTCGATGCTCAACGATGCTCGAGGCTACCTGAGCCAGGCACCCTACATGGCCCTGTTCCCAGGCCTCGCTATCTTTTTGGCGGTGCTGGCCTTTAATCTGATTGGGGACGGCCTGCGCGATGCCCTGGATCCGCGCATGAAGAAGTAGGGCGGGTGCAAAAATTACGCCCAATTTCAGAAAGGTCCCGTGCTATGAACCTCAACCAGTATCCCTATCCCTCCCGCCGCAACGTGGTGACCGGCAAACGGGGCGCAGTAGCCACCAGCCAGCCCCAGGCCGCCCTGGCCGGCATGGAGATGCTCCTGGCCGGGGGCAACGCGGTGGATGCGGCCCTGGCTATGGCTATAGCCCTGACCGTGCTCGAGCCCACCTCCAACGGCATCGGCTCCGATGCGTTCGCCCTGGTGCACGATGGACAGAAACTGCACGGCCTGAGCGCCAACGGCCTGAGTCCGGCTGGTCTGGACTTTGCGACCTTTGCCGCAGGCGGAGCGGTGCCCACCCGCGGCTGGCTACCGGTCACGGTGCCGGGGGCACCCGACGCCTGGCGCGAGCTGCATCAAAAGTTTGGCAAGCTGCCCTTCGAACGGCTTTTCGAGCCGGCCATCCGCTACGGCGAGGAGGGCTTTGCCGTCACCCCCGAGACCGGGCGCAACTGGCGGCGCATCGAGGCGGTGTATGGCCCCCTGCAGGACGCCTGTTTTCAACCCTTCAAAGCGGTGTTCATGCCCGGCGGCAAGGCCCCCCGGCCTGGCGAGATCTGGCGCAGCCCGCGGCACGCCGAGACCCTGCGGGAGCTGGCCCGCACCCACACCGAGAGTTTTTACCGCGGTAAACTGGCCGACCGGATCGCCGATTTTGCCGCGGCCACCGGGGGTTACCTGACCCACGCCGACCTGGCCGCCTACCGCTCGGAGTGGGTGGAGCCCCTCTCGGTGCGGTACCGGGGCCTCGAGGTACACCAGATACCCCCTCCAGGGCAGGGCATCGCGGCCCTGATGGCGCTGAAAATCCTCGAGGGCTTCGAGCTAAGCCAGTACCCCCGCGACTCGGTGGAGGGCTTCCACCTGCAGCTCGAGGCCATGAAACTGGCCTTTGCCGACGTGCAAAAATACGTGGGTGACCCCCGCTACATGACCGTCTCAGCCACCGACCTGCTGAACCCGGACTACCTGGCCCAGCGCCGGAGCCTGATAGGCGAGCAGGCCCTGCCGGTGCAGGCCGGTGCGCCCCAAGGGGGCACCGTCTACCTGTGCGCCGCCGACGGCGAGCTACAGGTCTCCTTTATCCAGTCCAACTACATGGGCTTTGGGGCCGGTATTGTGGTGGACGGCACCGGTATCTCGCTGCAAAACCGGGGTGCCGGTTTTGTGCTGGATGAAGGGCACGTCAACCAGTATGCGCCGGCCAAGAAACCCTTCCACACCATCATCCCCGGCTTCCTCACCCGCGAGGGCAAGCCCCTGGGGCCCTTTGGGGTGATGGGCGGGCATATGCAGCCCCAGGGGCATCTACAGGTGGTGGTGAACCTGGAAGACTACCACATGAACCCCCAGGCCGCCCTGGACGCCCCCCGCTGGCAGTGGACGCGGGGCCTTCGGGTGGAGCTCGAGCCCGCTGTGCCCCTGCACGTGGTGCAGGGCCTCAGAGAACGCGGCCACGAGGTGGTGCTGCAAAGCGAGTGGGCCTCGTTTGGCCGGGGCCAGATGATTTTGAAGCCCGCCGAAGCCTTCCTAGCCGCCACCGAGCCCCGTGCCGATGGCATGGCCCTGGCGTGGTGAGCTATTCTCCCTCGTCGAGCCGGAAACCAACCAGGAGCGTGACCTGGTAGGTGTTCACATAGCCGTCGGTCAGGCTGCCGCGAATCTCCTTGACCTCGAACCAGTCCAGGTTCCGCAGGGTTCGGCGGGCTCGAGCCAGCGCTACTTTGATAGCGTCCTCGAGGCTCTCTGAACTGCTGCCTACCAGCTCCACCTTCTTGTAGACCTTGCTCATCTGTGACCCCCTTGGCCCCAGGATATCTTACGGGTAGACGGATAAATGGCCCGGTAAGGTAATGATAATCAACTTGGCAGGCCCAGCAGAAGCCTTTAAGCGCGGCTATAGTGAACGACCCCGTCAAGCTCGAGCCGCTTTACCTGCCCCTCGGCCACCAGATACTCCAGGTGCGCCAGGGTTTCCGACCAGGCGAAGCGCCGCTGGGCCAGGTTGAGGTCGCCCGGAAACAGCCCCAGCGATAGCTGCCAGCAGGTTTGGGGCGTGCTATCCATAAGGCCGAGCAAGAACCCCAGCCGCTCACGGTGGTGGGCCTTAAGCTCGGCCACCCGCCCGGCGATGTCCCGGATGGGCCGGTAGTGCCCCGGCAGGGCCAGCGAAGCCCCCAGGGCGGCGGTTTTCTCCAGCGAGTCGAAGTAGTGCTGCAAAGGGTTGGGGTATGAGTAGGCCCAGAGGCCAATGTTGGGCGAGATGCGCTCTAAGATCTGGTCTCCGGCCAGCAGCACACCATCCGACTCGCGCAGCAGCATGGCGTGGCCGTCGGCGTGGCCGGGCGTCCAGACCGCGCGGAAGCGCATGCCCGCGAGCGTAAGGGCCTGTCCATCACCAAAGATCTGAAGGTTCCGGGCCGGGTGCACCCGGCTGCGGGTTTTAGCCATCTCCCGGCCCAGGTCGCTCAGGTAGGCCTCGCTCACCCCGTGCCGCTGGAACAACGCCTGCCCGATGCGGGTCATCTCCTCGGGCTCGCTCCAGAAGATGTGCCCTCGAGCCTTCTCCACGTCCAGCATCCAGACCGTAGGCCCCTGGGCCTCGATCAGCCCGGCCAGGCCGTAGTGGTCGGGGTGGTGGTGGGTCACCACCAGGTGTTGAAGGTCACTAAATTCCAGCCCGTGCTCTTGCAGGGCGGCCTCGAGGCCGCTCCGGGCCTCCGGGGTATCCAGCGCACAGTCCACCAGCACCGGGCCCTCACCAACCCCAGGGCCCGGCACAAGCAGGTAACAGTTCACATACTTGAAGGGGTACGGGATGGGAACCGGGATGGCAAATATGCCCGGCGCAACCTCGGAAGACAGGCGGGTGGCACGTGCCATGCATAGATTGTACCAAGTCAAACTTTTTTGGCTACACGAAAAGTAAACGGCTCTGGACACAACATGGGCCCGACGTGGTACGATCAAATCCCGTGATAGTCTGGCTGCTCTACCGCAGGGGTTGAGCGTTAGTAAGCCAAGTTTTCGTAGCGCTGCGTCGGGTAGCGCAGCACGGGGGTTTGTTTATGAAATACATTTTTGTGACCGGCGGTGTGGTGAGCAGTCTGGGCAAGGGCATCCTTACCTCGAGCCTGGGGGCCATTTTGCGGGGGCGCGGCTACCGGGTGACCGCTATCAAAATTGACCCTTATGTCAACGTGGACGCCGGTACCATGCGCCCCTACGAGCACGGCGAGGTGTTCGTCACCGGCGATGGGGCCGAGACCGACCTGGACATTGGCCACTACGAGCGCTTTCTGGACATAGACCTCTCACGGGCCAACAACATCACCACCGGCCAGGTGTATCTGTCGGTGATCCAGAAAGAGCGCCGCGGGGAGTACCTTTCCCAGACCGTGCAGGTGATTCCCCATATCACCGACGAGATCAAAGACCGCATCCGCCGCGCCGCCCAGGAGCAAAACGCCGAGATTGTGGTGGTGGAGGTGGGGGGTACGGTGGGCGACATCGAGAGCCTGCCCTTCCTGGAGGCCATCCGCCAGTTTCAGTTCGACGAAGACGATCAGGACATCATGTATCTGCACCTGACGTTGGTGCCCTACTTTGCTGCCTCCGAGGAGTTCAAAACCAAACCCACCCAGCACTCGGTCTCCACCCTGCGCGGGGTGGGTATCCAGCCCGATGTGCTGGTGCTGCGCTCGGAGAAGATGGTGCCGGAGGATGTGCGTAAAAAAGTGGCCCTATTTACCAACGTGCACGCTGGCGAGGTCTTCAGCAGCCCCACCGTGCAGTACCTCTACGAGATGCCTTTGGTGCTGGAGGAGCAGGGCCTGGGACGGGTGGTAGAGAAAAAGCTGGGCCTCGAGCCCATCCAGCCCAACCTGAGCTTCTGGCAGAACGCCGTGCGCAAACTCAAGCAGCCCGCCGCCGAGGTGACGGTGGCCTTCGTGGGCAAGTATGTGAAGATGCCCGACGCCTACCTGAGCATCCTGGAAGGCTTCCGCCACGCCGGCATCGCCCACGACGCACGGGTCAACGTCCAGTGGGTCAACGCCGAGGAAATTACCGACCTGGCTAAGGCCGCCGAGCTGCTGGGCGATGTGGACGGTGTGCTGGTGGGGCCGGGTTTTGGCATCCGGGGGGTGGAGGGCAAAATCCTGGCGGCCCGCTACGCCCGCGAGCACCGGCTGCCCTATTTTGGCATCTGCCTGGGGTTGCAGATTGCGGTGATCGAGTACGCCCGAAATGTGCTGGGCCTCGAGGGGGCCAACAGCACCGAGTTCGACCCCTACACCCCCCACCCGGTGATTGACCTGATGCCCGAGCAGCTAGAGGTCGAGGGGATGGGCGGCACCATGCGGCTGGGCAACTGGCCCATGCGCATTCACCCCGAAACCCTGCTCTACAAGCTCTACGGCAAGGAACTGGTCTACGAGCGCCACCGCCACCGCTACGAGGTCAACCCCGCCTACGTGCAGCGGCTCATCGAGGGCGGCCTGACGGTCTCGGCGGTCACGCCCGGTGTGCAGGGCCGCGGTGAGGGACTGGTGGAGGCGATTGAACTGGCCGACCACCCCTTCTTTATTGGCCTGCAAGCCCACCCCGAGCTCTCCAGCCGCCCCATGCGGGTCTCACCGCCCTTCTTTGGCTTCATTGGCGCCGCCCTCGAGCGCAGGCGGCAGGCCCTGTTCCAGTCCATCTAGCCCGGCCCAGGGCTACTGCTGATTGGCGAAGTGCCGGGCGGTGCGCCCGGAAAAACCCCGCCCCCCCAGGGCAAACTGCAAGGCTGCCGTGCGGGTGTCGGGGTCTAGCTCCCTTCCGAGCAGGTGGGCCACGGCCTCCAGATAAAGCTGTTGGTCGAAGGGCGGAAAGGTGAGCACCAGCCCAAAACGGTCGGCCAGGGCCAGCTTGTCCTGCAGGGTGTCCCAGGAAGCGGGGTCGCTGGCGTTGGGGTCGGGGCGCTCGGCCCAGTGCTGGGAGACCAGGTTGCGCCGGTTGGAGGTTGCCACCACCAGCACGTTGGCGGGCCGTTCGTAGACCGCGCCCTCGAGCAGTACCTTGAGCCGGTGGAATCGCTCATCCCCCTCGGCAAAGGCCAGGTCGTCCATGAACAGCACAAAGCGAAACGGCAACGGGGCCAGCTCCTCCATCAGCAGGGGAAGCTGATCCAGCCCCTCGGATAAAACCTCCACCAGCCGCAGGCCGCGCTCGGCGTAGTGGGTGCGCAGGGCTTTGACCGAGGTGGATTTGCCGGAGCCTCGAGCCCCGTACAGCAGCATCGGCACCGCCGGTTTTCCGGCCAAAAAACGTTCGATGTTGGTGCGCAGCATGCCAATTTGCCGGGTGTAGCCCACCAAGTCGTCAAAACGCGCCGGATCGGGCTTTTCCACGGCCCTTACCTGTCCATCGAACACGAAAGCGCTGTGGTGAGTGTAAATTCCATATCCATAGATCCGATAAAGCGCCTGCACATCCATCGACGAGCCGCGCAGGAGCACGTCCAGCGCCTCAACCTCGGCCGGGCTGGGCTCACGATTCCCAAAGTCGGCATACGGGTATTGCTTCCTGAGGTGCTCCAGCTCGCGCCGCAGGCGTGCTAGCTCTTCGTCAATCCAGGCCGCCAACCCAGGGCTCAAAGGCTCGCAAAGCAGCCGCCGGGGCACAGCTTCGCTGGCCAGTATCCGTTGGGCCAGTACCCAGGCCCAGGGCTCCCCTTTGGGCACTCGAGCATGAAACAGTTCGGTCAGTGGGTTTTGATCCAGCGGAGGGAAAAGCTGCATTGGGGGTTATTTTAGCCCAGTCGCAGCCAAAAATGCCCGGCACTTTCAGCTAAGCACAAAGAAGCTACGCTCTAACGCCGGTTTTACTAGGGTTGGCAGCCTCCATGGCCTCCTTGCCGGAGGGCGAGGTGATACGCTTGATAAAAATGTCAACCAGCTTGGGATCGAGCTTTTTACCCTTGAGGCGGTTAAGTTCCTCGATAATTTCCGCAGGTTTCCAGGCCCGCTTGTAGGGGCGAGGGCTGTAAAGCGCATCGAAGGTATCCACCACCGCAAATATACGTGCCAGGACGGGGATGTCCTGACCCTTCAAACCGTCGGGGTAACCGCTGCCGTCCCAGTTTTCGTGGTGGTGGCGCACCACCTCAAGGGTTTCCTGAGGCAGAAAGGGCACCCGCGAGAGCATCTCCCAACCCCTCACCACGTGGCTTTTCATAATCTCCCATTCTTCATCGTTGAGCTTATCGGGCTTGCGCAGAATGTTGTCGGGGATGGAAAGTTTACCGATATCGTGCAGGTAGGCCCCCCAGCGCAGGAACTTGCGCATAGAAGCATCGAGGCCCACGTCCTGCGCGAGTTGATCAGACCAGGCCACCACCCGCTTGGTATGACCCTGGGTCTCGTGGTCGCGGAATTCCAGCGCCAGCCCCAAAGCGCGCAGCGTGCCGTCGTAAGCGTCCTCGAGCTGCTTGAGGGCTTCCATCTGGCCCAGCTGCGCCCCCATTATTCGAGCCAGCGAGTTGGCTATGGCTTTTTCGTCTGATTGAAAGGGCTTATTTCCCTCACGGGCCAGAATAATCACTCCAAGTGGGCGTTTCTGTCGAGCCGAGACTGGCACTGCAGCTGTAGACCAGCCCGCGCTTTCGGGAATGCCCTCGAGGTAGTTTCCTACCGTAAAGTTGTCGGTGAGGGAGGCGTGGGTACTCAGCTTCTGTTGGGGTAGGTGGCGCCCCCGGTAGCGCTCGAGGGCCCCACGCGCGCTAACCACCACCGGCTTGCCTTCTCGAAAGCGCACGAAGGCCAGGTGTGGAGCAATATCGAGGTGGTACAGCGACGTCATGGCACTCTCGGTGAGCTCCAAGGGGTCGTTGGACATACTGATATCCAAGCTCGCTTCTTCTAACAAATGCATGTAACGCAGGGAC of Meiothermus sp. contains these proteins:
- a CDS encoding CTP synthase, translating into MKYIFVTGGVVSSLGKGILTSSLGAILRGRGYRVTAIKIDPYVNVDAGTMRPYEHGEVFVTGDGAETDLDIGHYERFLDIDLSRANNITTGQVYLSVIQKERRGEYLSQTVQVIPHITDEIKDRIRRAAQEQNAEIVVVEVGGTVGDIESLPFLEAIRQFQFDEDDQDIMYLHLTLVPYFAASEEFKTKPTQHSVSTLRGVGIQPDVLVLRSEKMVPEDVRKKVALFTNVHAGEVFSSPTVQYLYEMPLVLEEQGLGRVVEKKLGLEPIQPNLSFWQNAVRKLKQPAAEVTVAFVGKYVKMPDAYLSILEGFRHAGIAHDARVNVQWVNAEEITDLAKAAELLGDVDGVLVGPGFGIRGVEGKILAARYAREHRLPYFGICLGLQIAVIEYARNVLGLEGANSTEFDPYTPHPVIDLMPEQLEVEGMGGTMRLGNWPMRIHPETLLYKLYGKELVYERHRHRYEVNPAYVQRLIEGGLTVSAVTPGVQGRGEGLVEAIELADHPFFIGLQAHPELSSRPMRVSPPFFGFIGAALERRRQALFQSI
- a CDS encoding dodecin yields the protein MSKVYKKVELVGSSSESLEDAIKVALARARRTLRNLDWFEVKEIRGSLTDGYVNTYQVTLLVGFRLDEGE
- a CDS encoding HD-GYP domain-containing protein; this translates as MSNDPLELTESAMTSLYHLDIAPHLAFVRFREGKPVVVSARGALERYRGRHLPQQKLSTHASLTDNFTVGNYLEGIPESAGWSTAAVPVSARQKRPLGVIILAREGNKPFQSDEKAIANSLARIMGAQLGQMEALKQLEDAYDGTLRALGLALEFRDHETQGHTKRVVAWSDQLAQDVGLDASMRKFLRWGAYLHDIGKLSIPDNILRKPDKLNDEEWEIMKSHVVRGWEMLSRVPFLPQETLEVVRHHHENWDGSGYPDGLKGQDIPVLARIFAVVDTFDALYSPRPYKRAWKPAEIIEELNRLKGKKLDPKLVDIFIKRITSPSGKEAMEAANPSKTGVRA
- a CDS encoding MBL fold metallo-hydrolase produces the protein MARATRLSSEVAPGIFAIPVPIPYPFKYVNCYLLVPGPGVGEGPVLVDCALDTPEARSGLEAALQEHGLEFSDLQHLVVTHHHPDHYGLAGLIEAQGPTVWMLDVEKARGHIFWSEPEEMTRIGQALFQRHGVSEAYLSDLGREMAKTRSRVHPARNLQIFGDGQALTLAGMRFRAVWTPGHADGHAMLLRESDGVLLAGDQILERISPNIGLWAYSYPNPLQHYFDSLEKTAALGASLALPGHYRPIRDIAGRVAELKAHHRERLGFLLGLMDSTPQTCWQLSLGLFPGDLNLAQRRFAWSETLAHLEYLVAEGQVKRLELDGVVHYSRA
- the nikC gene encoding nickel transporter permease, with amino-acid sequence MSNRTLRAFFANRLALAGMVMLLLLVLGAIFAPILVPYSPTSTDFSALQQPPSSQHWFGTDQLGRDIFSRVLYGARVSLAAGLISVLLALLLGGLIGLVAGFYGGWIDDVLMRLTDAMLAFPFLVLAIALAAVLGPSLQNTMLAIGVVTTPVFARLIRGQVLAERPREYVQAAVALGGSDGRIITRHLLPNILGPLIVQVSLSTATAVLAEATLSFLGLGVQPPTPSWGSMLNDARGYLSQAPYMALFPGLAIFLAVLAFNLIGDGLRDALDPRMKK
- a CDS encoding DUF815 domain-containing protein; this encodes MQLFPPLDQNPLTELFHARVPKGEPWAWVLAQRILASEAVPRRLLCEPLSPGLAAWIDEELARLRRELEHLRKQYPYADFGNREPSPAEVEALDVLLRGSSMDVQALYRIYGYGIYTHHSAFVFDGQVRAVEKPDPARFDDLVGYTRQIGMLRTNIERFLAGKPAVPMLLYGARGSGKSTSVKALRTHYAERGLRLVEVLSEGLDQLPLLMEELAPLPFRFVLFMDDLAFAEGDERFHRLKVLLEGAVYERPANVLVVATSNRRNLVSQHWAERPDPNASDPASWDTLQDKLALADRFGLVLTFPPFDQQLYLEAVAHLLGRELDPDTRTAALQFALGGRGFSGRTARHFANQQ
- a CDS encoding gamma-glutamyltransferase family protein, with the protein product MNLNQYPYPSRRNVVTGKRGAVATSQPQAALAGMEMLLAGGNAVDAALAMAIALTVLEPTSNGIGSDAFALVHDGQKLHGLSANGLSPAGLDFATFAAGGAVPTRGWLPVTVPGAPDAWRELHQKFGKLPFERLFEPAIRYGEEGFAVTPETGRNWRRIEAVYGPLQDACFQPFKAVFMPGGKAPRPGEIWRSPRHAETLRELARTHTESFYRGKLADRIADFAAATGGYLTHADLAAYRSEWVEPLSVRYRGLEVHQIPPPGQGIAALMALKILEGFELSQYPRDSVEGFHLQLEAMKLAFADVQKYVGDPRYMTVSATDLLNPDYLAQRRSLIGEQALPVQAGAPQGGTVYLCAADGELQVSFIQSNYMGFGAGIVVDGTGISLQNRGAGFVLDEGHVNQYAPAKKPFHTIIPGFLTREGKPLGPFGVMGGHMQPQGHLQVVVNLEDYHMNPQAALDAPRWQWTRGLRVELEPAVPLHVVQGLRERGHEVVLQSEWASFGRGQMILKPAEAFLAATEPRADGMALAW
- a CDS encoding ABC transporter permease, whose amino-acid sequence is MLMPAITLGTALAGAIARFTRNSMLEVLSQDYVRTARAKGLEGRVVVYKHALRNAAIPVVTVIGLQLGGLLGGAVVTEQVFSIPGFGRLLVDSVFNRDFPVLQAVVLISALAVFLINVLTDLLYAAIDPRIRYH